A portion of the Pseudoxanthomonas sp. JBR18 genome contains these proteins:
- the rpsA gene encoding 30S ribosomal protein S1, protein MTESFAELFEQSQNHLAKLKPGAIVVGTVVEVRNDVVVINAGLKSEGIVPIEQFRNDAGEIDVGVGDQVKVALDSLENGFGETVLSREKAKRAMVWDELEEALEKNETITGRISGKVKGGFTVDIKDVRAFLPGSLVDVRPVRDPGYLEGKELEFKLIKLDRKRNNVVVSRRAVVESEHSEEREALMDKLQEGVVLKGVVKNLTDYGAFVDLGGIDGLLHITDMAWKRVRHPSEVVEVGQELEVRVLKYDRERNRVSLGLKQLGEDPWDNISRRYPSNSRVFGKVSNVTDYGAFVEIEPGVEGLVHVSEMDWTNKNVNPSKVVQVGDEVEVMVLDVDEERRRISLGMKQVAANPWETFAAIHKKGDKVSGQIKSITDFGIFIGLDGGIDGLIHLSDISWNTTGEDIVRNFKKGDNLDAVVLAVDPERERISLGVKQLEQDPFGQYMAANPKGSKVEGVVKEVDAKGATIELADGVEGYVMARDISYDRVDDASQHLKVGQTIEAKFMGMDRKGRSLQLSIKAKDEAETAEALAEYNKTTAEASTGTTSLGALLRAQLDGGKSE, encoded by the coding sequence ATGACCGAATCATTTGCAGAACTGTTTGAGCAGAGCCAGAACCATCTGGCCAAGCTGAAGCCCGGCGCCATCGTGGTCGGCACCGTGGTCGAGGTGCGCAACGACGTGGTGGTGATCAACGCCGGCCTGAAGTCCGAAGGCATCGTGCCGATCGAACAGTTCCGTAACGACGCCGGCGAGATCGACGTGGGTGTGGGCGACCAGGTGAAGGTCGCGCTCGACTCGCTCGAGAATGGCTTTGGCGAAACCGTCCTGTCGCGCGAGAAGGCCAAGCGCGCCATGGTGTGGGACGAGCTGGAAGAAGCCCTGGAGAAGAACGAGACCATCACCGGCCGCATCAGCGGCAAGGTCAAGGGCGGCTTCACCGTCGACATCAAGGACGTCCGCGCGTTCCTGCCCGGTTCGCTGGTCGATGTGCGCCCGGTGCGCGATCCCGGCTACCTGGAAGGCAAGGAGCTGGAGTTCAAGCTCATCAAGCTGGACCGCAAGCGCAACAACGTCGTGGTCTCCCGTCGTGCCGTCGTCGAGTCCGAGCACTCCGAGGAGCGCGAGGCCCTGATGGACAAGCTGCAGGAAGGCGTGGTGCTGAAGGGTGTGGTCAAGAACCTCACCGACTACGGCGCGTTCGTCGACCTGGGTGGCATCGACGGCCTGCTGCACATCACCGACATGGCCTGGAAGCGCGTGCGCCATCCGTCCGAGGTGGTGGAAGTCGGCCAGGAGCTGGAAGTGCGCGTGCTCAAGTACGACCGCGAGCGCAACCGCGTCAGCCTGGGCCTCAAGCAGCTGGGCGAGGATCCGTGGGACAACATCTCGCGTCGCTATCCGTCCAACAGCCGCGTGTTCGGCAAGGTCTCCAACGTCACCGATTACGGCGCGTTCGTGGAGATCGAGCCGGGCGTCGAGGGCCTGGTGCACGTGTCCGAGATGGACTGGACCAACAAGAACGTCAACCCGTCCAAGGTCGTGCAGGTCGGTGACGAGGTCGAGGTCATGGTCCTGGACGTGGACGAAGAGCGTCGCCGCATCTCGCTGGGCATGAAGCAGGTCGCTGCCAATCCGTGGGAGACCTTCGCGGCCATCCACAAGAAGGGCGACAAGGTGTCCGGCCAGATCAAGTCGATCACCGACTTCGGCATCTTCATCGGCCTGGACGGCGGCATCGACGGCCTGATCCACCTGTCGGACATCAGCTGGAACACCACTGGCGAAGACATCGTGCGCAACTTCAAGAAGGGCGACAACCTGGACGCAGTCGTCCTGGCCGTCGATCCGGAGCGCGAGCGCATCAGCCTGGGCGTCAAGCAGCTGGAGCAGGATCCGTTCGGCCAGTACATGGCCGCCAATCCGAAGGGCTCCAAGGTCGAAGGCGTGGTCAAGGAAGTCGACGCCAAGGGCGCGACGATCGAACTGGCCGATGGTGTCGAGGGCTATGTGATGGCCCGCGATATTTCCTACGACCGCGTGGACGACGCCAGCCAGCACCTGAAGGTCGGGCAGACGATCGAAGCCAAGTTCATGGGCATGGATCGCAAGGGCCGCAGCCTGCAGCTGTCGATCAAGGCCAAGGACGAGGCGGAGACCGCCGAAGCCCTGGCTGAGTACAACAAGACCACGGCCGAAGCGTCTACCGGTACCACCAGCCTGGGTGCGCTGCTGCGCGCGCAGCTGGACGGCGGCAAGTCCGAGTAA
- a CDS encoding carbon-nitrogen hydrolase — translation MTPDRLPVALIQEKNQGDADANLTVIEQRVAEAAKRGAKLVLLQELHNGAYFCQHESVHEFDLAEPIPGPSTTRLAELARQHKVVLVSSLFERRAAGLYHNTAVVFEADGSVAGKYRKMHIPDDPGFYEKFYFTPGDLGFKPIDTSVGRLGVLVCWDQWYPEGARLMALAGADLLLYPTAIGWDPDDAQDEKQRQRDAWVLSHRGHAVANGLPVLSCNRVGHETSPLGASGIDFWGNSHVLGPQGEFLAEAGGTAEILSVEVDLKRSEHVRRIWPFLRDRRIDAYGDLTKRYID, via the coding sequence ATGACGCCTGACCGACTCCCCGTTGCCCTGATCCAGGAAAAGAACCAGGGCGACGCCGACGCCAACCTGACGGTGATCGAGCAACGCGTGGCCGAGGCGGCCAAACGCGGCGCCAAGCTGGTGCTGCTGCAGGAGCTGCACAACGGCGCGTACTTCTGCCAGCACGAGTCGGTGCACGAATTCGACCTGGCCGAGCCCATCCCGGGCCCCAGCACCACGCGCCTGGCCGAACTGGCCAGGCAGCACAAGGTCGTGCTGGTGAGCTCGTTGTTCGAACGCCGCGCCGCGGGGCTTTATCACAACACCGCCGTGGTCTTTGAAGCCGACGGGTCGGTCGCTGGCAAGTACCGCAAGATGCACATCCCGGACGACCCGGGCTTCTACGAGAAGTTCTACTTCACTCCGGGCGACCTTGGCTTCAAGCCGATCGATACCTCGGTCGGCCGCCTGGGCGTGCTGGTGTGCTGGGACCAGTGGTATCCGGAAGGCGCGCGCCTGATGGCGCTGGCCGGTGCCGACCTGCTGCTCTACCCGACCGCGATCGGCTGGGACCCGGACGACGCACAGGACGAGAAGCAGCGTCAGCGCGATGCCTGGGTGCTGAGCCACCGCGGCCACGCCGTGGCCAATGGCCTGCCGGTGCTCAGCTGCAACCGTGTCGGCCACGAAACTTCGCCGCTGGGCGCATCAGGGATCGACTTCTGGGGCAACAGCCACGTGCTGGGGCCGCAGGGTGAGTTCCTGGCCGAGGCCGGCGGCACCGCCGAGATCCTCAGCGTCGAGGTCGACCTGAAGCGCAGCGAGCACGTGCGGCGGATCTGGCCGTTCCTGCGCGACCGCCGCATCGACGCCTATGGCGACCTCACCAAGCGCTACATCGACTGA
- a CDS encoding TraB/GumN family protein: MTDSDSPTLPAASATEEAVEQPMRVVERDGVRYTLLGTAHVSKASVDAVQRAIETGAYDAVAVELDTQRLQALSDPDALAKLDLVQVIRKGRVALFAANLALAAYQRRLAEQLGIEPGAELKQAVASARERGLAVHLIDREVGLTFKRASAGLGFFGKLKLGTGLLGGLFASEEVGEEEIEQLKQGDMLEASFGEFAKESPALYEAVIAERDRYMAARLREDAGNAREVLAVVGAGHLQGLARHLVEDQADPATVRSELEFVQAKRKLPWIMILLSVLVLGGIAWGFYSGGLKVGSTLLLQWLVLTGGLAGLGCLAAGGHPFSILAAIIAAPLKPFRPGLPAGAFSALVEVHLRKPAYGDFLALRDDAQTLKGWYRNRVCRVVLTFLLTNLGSIIGFWTTGALVARKLLG, translated from the coding sequence ATGACCGACTCCGATTCCCCAACCCTGCCCGCCGCGTCCGCAACCGAGGAGGCTGTCGAACAGCCCATGCGCGTGGTCGAGCGCGATGGCGTGCGCTATACCCTGCTGGGCACCGCGCACGTGTCCAAGGCCAGCGTCGACGCCGTGCAGCGGGCCATCGAAACCGGCGCCTACGACGCCGTCGCGGTCGAGCTGGACACCCAGCGGCTGCAGGCCCTGAGCGATCCGGACGCGCTGGCCAAACTGGATCTGGTGCAGGTCATCCGCAAGGGCCGCGTGGCCCTATTCGCCGCCAACCTGGCCCTGGCCGCCTACCAGCGGCGGCTGGCCGAGCAGTTGGGCATCGAGCCCGGCGCCGAACTCAAACAGGCCGTCGCCTCCGCCCGCGAGCGCGGGTTGGCGGTGCACCTGATCGATCGCGAGGTCGGGCTGACCTTCAAGCGCGCCTCGGCCGGGCTGGGCTTCTTCGGCAAGCTCAAGCTCGGGACCGGGCTGCTGGGCGGCCTGTTCGCCTCCGAGGAGGTCGGCGAGGAGGAGATCGAGCAGCTCAAGCAAGGCGACATGCTGGAAGCCAGCTTCGGCGAGTTCGCCAAGGAGAGCCCGGCCCTGTACGAGGCAGTCATCGCCGAACGCGACCGCTACATGGCCGCGCGCCTGCGCGAAGACGCCGGAAACGCCCGCGAGGTCCTGGCCGTGGTCGGGGCCGGCCACCTGCAAGGCCTGGCCAGGCATCTGGTCGAGGACCAGGCCGATCCGGCCACCGTGCGCAGCGAGCTGGAGTTCGTGCAGGCCAAGCGCAAGCTGCCGTGGATCATGATCCTGCTCAGCGTGCTGGTGCTGGGCGGCATCGCATGGGGCTTCTACAGCGGCGGCCTGAAGGTGGGCAGCACCCTGCTGCTGCAGTGGCTGGTCCTGACCGGTGGCCTGGCCGGACTGGGCTGCCTGGCCGCTGGCGGACACCCCTTCAGCATCCTGGCGGCGATCATCGCCGCCCCGCTCAAGCCCTTTCGCCCGGGCCTGCCGGCCGGCGCGTTCAGTGCACTGGTGGAAGTGCACCTGCGTAAGCCGGCCTACGGGGATTTCCTGGCGTTGCGCGACGATGCGCAGACGCTCAAGGGCTGGTACCGCAATCGCGTCTGCCGCGTCGTGCTGACCT
- a CDS encoding integration host factor subunit beta, which yields MTKSELIEILTRRQPHLKPDDVDLAVKSLLEMMGGALTRGERIEIRGFGSFSLHYRPPRMGRNPKTGDPVALPAKHVPHFKPGKELRERVSTVSPIEEIGGD from the coding sequence ATGACGAAATCCGAACTGATCGAGATCCTGACCCGCAGGCAGCCACACCTGAAGCCGGACGACGTCGACCTTGCGGTCAAGTCGTTGCTGGAAATGATGGGGGGCGCCTTGACCCGCGGCGAACGCATCGAGATCCGCGGTTTCGGCAGTTTTTCCCTGCACTATCGTCCGCCGCGCATGGGTCGCAACCCGAAGACCGGTGATCCGGTTGCGTTGCCGGCCAAGCACGTGCCGCATTTCAAGCCAGGCAAGGAGCTGCGCGAGCGCGTCAGCACCGTGTCTCCGATCGAAGAGATCGGCGGCGATTGA
- a CDS encoding agmatine deiminase family protein → MEHTMSNVRFPAEWEPQSAILIAWPHAGTDWAERLEQVEETYIALVAGITRFQPVVICVADADLQIYAEARLRSARVDMARVHFVEAPYNDTWLRDSGPISLRGEDGFRLMDFRFTGWGGKYEASLDDLLVGALSGAGVFRDASVQSVDFALEGGAIETDGHGTLLTTWRCLHERHPEASRASLSDTLKHTLQQDRVLWLDHGYLEGDDTDAHIDTLARLAPDDAIVYQACDDATDAHHDELQAMGAELAALRTAEGKPYKLYPLPWAQPVLDGGRRLAASYANYLILNGAVLMPAYGDPADGPAAAVLAQAYPGREIVQIPCRALIWQNGSLHCVTMQLPEGLLAL, encoded by the coding sequence ATGGAACACACGATGAGCAATGTCCGTTTCCCCGCGGAGTGGGAGCCCCAGTCCGCGATCCTGATCGCGTGGCCGCACGCCGGCACCGACTGGGCCGAACGCCTGGAACAGGTCGAAGAGACCTACATCGCGCTGGTCGCCGGGATCACCCGGTTCCAGCCCGTGGTGATCTGCGTGGCCGACGCCGACCTGCAGATCTATGCCGAGGCGCGCCTGCGTTCGGCGCGTGTGGACATGGCACGGGTGCATTTCGTCGAGGCGCCCTACAACGACACCTGGCTGCGCGACTCCGGTCCGATCAGCCTGCGTGGCGAGGACGGCTTCAGGCTCATGGACTTCCGCTTCACCGGCTGGGGCGGCAAATACGAAGCCTCGCTCGACGACCTGCTGGTCGGCGCGCTGTCTGGCGCTGGCGTCTTCCGCGACGCCTCGGTCCAGAGCGTCGATTTCGCCCTGGAAGGCGGCGCCATCGAGACCGATGGACACGGCACCCTGCTCACGACCTGGCGTTGCCTGCATGAACGCCACCCCGAGGCTTCGCGCGCCTCGCTGTCGGACACCTTGAAGCACACCTTGCAGCAGGACCGCGTGCTCTGGCTGGACCACGGCTACCTGGAAGGCGACGACACCGATGCCCACATCGACACCCTGGCCCGCCTGGCGCCAGACGATGCCATCGTCTACCAGGCTTGCGACGATGCCACCGACGCGCATCACGACGAGCTGCAGGCGATGGGTGCCGAGCTTGCCGCCCTGCGCACCGCCGAGGGGAAGCCGTACAAGTTGTATCCGCTGCCCTGGGCCCAGCCGGTCCTGGACGGCGGCCGCCGGCTGGCGGCCAGCTACGCGAACTACCTGATCCTCAACGGGGCGGTGCTAATGCCGGCCTATGGCGATCCGGCCGACGGCCCCGCCGCCGCCGTGCTGGCCCAGGCCTATCCGGGGCGGGAAATCGTGCAGATCCCCTGCCGTGCCCTGATCTGGCAGAACGGCAGCCTGCATTGCGTGACCATGCAGCTACCCGAGGGCCTGCTGGCGCTCTGA
- the cmk gene encoding (d)CMP kinase: protein MTDAIPVLTIDGPSGAGKGTVSRLVATRLGWHYLDSGALYRAVGVAASWADLDLSDAAALVRCTFDTRVSFREQVGADMRVLVNEVDATDELRLETTGTVASAIAAIPEVRSALKERQRAFRVAPGLVADGRDMGTVIFPDASFKVFLTASAEERAERRYKQLKDKGVSVTIDGLLREILARDARDAQRTVAPLRPAEDAVLIDTTGLGIEAVVERVLALVPASAA, encoded by the coding sequence ATGACCGACGCCATTCCCGTGCTCACGATCGATGGCCCCTCTGGGGCGGGCAAGGGGACGGTCAGTCGCCTGGTGGCCACGCGCCTGGGCTGGCATTACCTCGATTCTGGTGCGCTATACCGCGCAGTGGGCGTGGCCGCCAGTTGGGCCGACCTGGATCTGTCCGATGCCGCGGCGCTGGTGCGCTGCACCTTCGACACCCGGGTCTCGTTTCGTGAACAGGTCGGGGCCGACATGCGGGTCTTGGTCAACGAGGTCGACGCGACCGACGAGTTGCGCCTGGAAACCACCGGAACGGTGGCCTCGGCGATCGCCGCCATCCCGGAAGTCCGATCGGCGCTGAAAGAGCGCCAGCGGGCGTTTCGGGTCGCGCCCGGCCTGGTGGCGGACGGCCGGGACATGGGCACGGTCATCTTCCCGGATGCCTCTTTCAAGGTCTTTCTGACCGCCAGCGCGGAGGAGCGTGCGGAGCGGCGCTATAAGCAGTTGAAAGACAAGGGGGTTTCGGTGACAATTGACGGTCTGCTGCGCGAGATCCTCGCGCGCGACGCTCGCGATGCCCAACGTACGGTGGCGCCGCTGCGGCCGGCCGAAGACGCCGTCCTCATCGACACCACCGGGCTTGGCATCGAGGCCGTCGTCGAGCGGGTGCTGGCCCTGGTGCCTGCTTCCGCCGCCTGA
- a CDS encoding LapA family protein, with protein MNIIRLIIALVFLAVGLVVGILNTQPIKLNLLFTQIQTGSGAAIIVSLLSGVCIGALIVLATVAWPLYARLRKAGRATPIAAEAPVQTTSNVPPKSGI; from the coding sequence ATGAACATCATCCGCCTGATCATCGCCCTGGTCTTTCTGGCCGTTGGGCTTGTCGTGGGCATCCTCAATACGCAGCCGATCAAGCTCAACCTGCTGTTTACCCAGATCCAGACCGGCTCGGGCGCGGCGATCATCGTGTCGCTGCTGAGCGGAGTCTGCATCGGTGCATTGATCGTCCTGGCCACCGTGGCCTGGCCGCTCTACGCACGCCTGCGCAAGGCCGGCCGGGCGACGCCAATAGCTGCAGAAGCGCCTGTCCAGACCACATCCAACGTGCCACCAAAGTCGGGAATCTGA
- the ykgO gene encoding type B 50S ribosomal protein L36, which translates to MKVLSSLKSAKARHRDCKVVRRRGKVFVICKSNPRFKARQR; encoded by the coding sequence ATGAAGGTCCTGTCCTCCCTGAAGTCGGCGAAGGCCCGTCACCGCGACTGCAAGGTGGTCCGCCGTCGTGGCAAGGTCTTCGTGATCTGCAAGTCCAACCCGCGTTTCAAGGCCCGCCAGCGCTGA
- a CDS encoding GNAT family N-acetyltransferase: MSTPPRIRPVRADDIPAITAIYGAQVSSSVATYEYDPPDAAEMQRRMQALLDQGYPYLVAELDGRVVGYAYASSYRARHAYRFTVENTVYVDADCHGQGVGALLLEALIEACTARGFRQMIAVIGEAANAASVRLHTRAGFRVVGTFQGIGRKHGRWLDTLQMQRALGDGDAGAPFDE, encoded by the coding sequence ATGAGCACGCCGCCTCGAATCCGGCCGGTGCGCGCCGACGACATCCCCGCCATCACGGCGATCTATGGCGCACAGGTCAGCAGTAGCGTGGCGACCTATGAATATGACCCGCCGGACGCAGCCGAAATGCAGCGCCGCATGCAAGCGCTGCTCGACCAGGGCTACCCCTACCTGGTGGCGGAACTGGACGGCCGCGTTGTCGGCTATGCCTACGCCAGCAGCTATCGCGCCCGGCATGCCTACCGGTTCACCGTGGAGAACACGGTCTACGTAGACGCTGACTGTCACGGCCAGGGCGTGGGCGCGTTGCTGCTGGAGGCGCTGATCGAAGCCTGCACCGCGCGCGGCTTCCGGCAGATGATCGCGGTCATCGGCGAGGCGGCCAATGCGGCCTCGGTCCGCCTGCACACCCGCGCCGGCTTCCGTGTCGTGGGCACCTTCCAGGGCATCGGCCGCAAGCACGGCCGCTGGCTCGATACGCTACAGATGCAGCGGGCGCTGGGTGACGGCGACGCTGGCGCACCTTTCGACGAGTAA
- the lapB gene encoding lipopolysaccharide assembly protein LapB has product MDFLNQWFWFVLFVPLAALVGWVIGRRGGQRHNVTQVSHLSSTYFRGLNYLLNEQPDKAIELFLHIAELDKETFETQVALGHLFRRRGEVDRAIRLHQGLVQRSDLTDQQRVQALLALGEDYMRSGLLDRAETVFTDLARIDQRAPQALRHLIGIYQAERDWEKAIDNATRFEEVTGEPMGKLVAQFECELAERYRTANAIDSAREAIARAYQADAKSVRAGILEGRLEAESGHAELAIRAFERAARHDPDYLPEILPGLLASYEKVGDVSGARAFLSEMCEHYRGIAPVLALTRLVQTHDGLHEARVYLARQLKDRPSVRGEAALIELTLSEGSDASATLHDLKHITDQLLVRNPSYRCTRCGFGARTHHWQCPSCKEWGTVKPLLNYAVV; this is encoded by the coding sequence ATGGATTTTCTCAACCAGTGGTTCTGGTTCGTCCTGTTCGTGCCGCTGGCCGCGCTGGTCGGCTGGGTAATCGGCCGACGCGGTGGTCAACGGCACAACGTGACTCAGGTCAGCCATCTGTCCAGCACATACTTTCGTGGCCTCAACTACCTGCTCAACGAGCAGCCGGACAAGGCGATCGAACTATTCCTGCATATCGCCGAGCTGGACAAGGAAACCTTCGAAACCCAAGTCGCCCTGGGCCATCTGTTCCGCCGGCGTGGGGAGGTGGATCGTGCGATCCGCCTGCACCAGGGGTTGGTGCAGCGCAGTGACCTGACCGACCAACAGCGCGTCCAGGCCCTGCTGGCACTCGGCGAGGACTACATGCGTTCGGGCCTGCTCGACCGCGCCGAGACCGTGTTCACCGATCTGGCCAGGATCGACCAGCGTGCCCCGCAGGCGCTGCGGCACCTGATCGGCATCTACCAAGCCGAGCGCGACTGGGAAAAGGCCATCGATAACGCCACCCGCTTCGAGGAAGTCACCGGTGAGCCGATGGGCAAGCTGGTCGCGCAATTCGAGTGCGAACTGGCCGAGCGCTACCGCACCGCCAACGCGATCGATTCTGCGCGTGAAGCGATCGCCCGCGCCTATCAGGCAGATGCCAAGTCCGTTCGTGCCGGCATCCTTGAAGGACGGCTGGAGGCCGAATCCGGACATGCCGAGTTGGCCATCCGTGCGTTCGAGCGCGCCGCCCGGCACGACCCCGACTACCTGCCCGAAATCCTGCCAGGGCTGCTGGCCAGCTACGAGAAGGTCGGCGATGTTTCTGGCGCGCGTGCCTTCCTGTCCGAAATGTGCGAGCACTACCGGGGCATCGCGCCCGTGCTGGCGCTAACCCGCCTGGTGCAAACGCACGATGGACTCCATGAGGCGCGGGTCTACCTTGCCCGGCAGCTGAAGGATCGGCCGTCCGTGCGCGGCGAGGCGGCGCTGATCGAGCTGACGCTGTCCGAAGGCAGCGATGCTTCGGCAACGCTGCACGATCTCAAGCACATCACCGACCAACTCCTGGTGCGTAACCCGAGCTATCGCTGCACGCGCTGCGGCTTCGGCGCGCGGACCCATCATTGGCAGTGCCCCAGCTGCAAGGAATGGGGAACGGTCAAGCCGCTGTTGAACTACGCCGTCGTCTGA